A genomic region of Arvicola amphibius chromosome 7, mArvAmp1.2, whole genome shotgun sequence contains the following coding sequences:
- the Plekhd1 gene encoding pleckstrin homology domain-containing family D member 1 yields the protein MFTSKSNSVSPSPSLEQADADALDISTKVQLYGVLWKRPFGRSSAKWSRRFFIIKESFLLYYSESERKSFETNKYFNIHPKGVIPLGGCLVEAREEPSMPYAMKISHQDFHGNVLLAAESEFEQTQWLEMLQESGKVTWKNAQLGEAMIKSLEAQGLQLAKEKQEYLDKLMEETEELCLQREQREELERLNQVLEAEKQQFEEVVQELRVEQEQIKRELELTARCLKGVEQEKKELRHLTESLQHTLEELSLEKKKTLEMLEEDKNQPQPSASQSEQPLASDGLHSNLRQIEERMQELLAEKLLAEKRMKENEERSRALEEEREFYSSQSQALQNSLQELTAEKQQAERELKAEVKVRMDLERRLREAEAALRSLEQGLNSKVRNKEKEERMRADVSHLKRFFEECIRNAELEAKMPVIMKNSVYIHKAATRRIKSCRFHRRRSSTSWNDMKPSQSFMASQLEANNIEELKEVAKRLSRDQRFRESIYHIMATQPGASALPRGGK from the exons GTTTTTTATCATCAAAGAAAGCTTTCTACTTTACTACTCTGAGAGTGAAAGAAAGAGCTTCGAAACCAATAAATACTTCAACATACATCCTAAG GGTGTCATCCCACTGGGTGGCTGCctagtggaggccagagaagagcCCAGCATGCCCTACGCCATGAAGATCTCACACCAGGACTTCCAT GGGAATGTCTTGTTGGCTGCTGAGTCTGAGTTTGAGCAGACGCAATGGCTCGAGATGCTGCAGGAGTCTGGGAAGGT GACCTGGAAAAATGCCCAGTTAGGAGAAGCTATGATCAAAAGCCTAGAGGCACAGGGGCTACAGCTGGCTAAGGAGAAGCAGGAATATTTAG ACAAGCTGATGGAGGAGACAGAAGAACTGTGTCTtcagagggagcagagggag gAGCTCGAGCGCCTGAACCAGGTgctggaggctgagaagcagCAGTTCGAGGAGGTGGTGCAAGAGCTGCGAGTGGAGCAAGAGCAGATCAAGAG GGAGCTAGAACTCACCGCAAGATGCCTCAAGGGTGTAGAACAGGAGAAGAAGGAGCTGAGGCACCTTACAGAATCCTTACAGCACACGCTGGAG GAACTCTCCCTAGAGAAGAAGAAAACCCTAGAGATGCTGGAGGAAGATAAGAATCAGCCACAACCATCGGCCAGTCAGAGTGAGCAGCCACTTGCCAGTGATGGTCTCCATAGCAACCTCAGGCAGATTGAAGAGCGGATGCAGGAACTTTTGGCAGAGAAGCTTCTGGCAGAGAAGCG GATGAAGGAGAATGAAGAACGCTCAAGGGCCCTGGAGGAGGAGCGGGAGTTCTACTCAAGCCAGTCTCAAGCCCTGCAGAACTCACTTCAGGAGCTGACCGCAGAGAAGCAGCAGGCTGAGCGGGAGCTCAAG GCTGAAGTGAAGGTGCGTATGGACTTGGAGAGACGActtcgagaggcagaggcagccttgAGAAGCTTGGAACAAGGGCTTAATTCCAAGGTTCGGaataaggagaaggaagagaggatgcGGGCTGATGTGAGCCACCTGAAAA GGTTCTTCGAGGAATGCATCCGGAATGCAGAGCTGGAGGCCAAGATGCCGGTCATCATGAAGAACTCCGTGTACATCCATAAGGCAGCCACCCGCCGCATCAAGAGCTGCCGTTTCCACCGTCGCCGGTCCAGTACTTCCTGGAATGACA TGAAGCCATCTCAGTCCTTCATGGCCTCCCAGCTAGAAGCCAACAACATAGAAGAGCTAAAGGAGGTGGCCAAGCGGCTAAGCCGAGACCAGCGCTTCCGGGAATCCATCTACCACATCATGGCCACCCAACCTGGGGCCTCTGCGCTCCCTCGGGGAGGGAAATGA